The following proteins come from a genomic window of Halorussus halophilus:
- a CDS encoding transcriptional regulator, producing MNADLDFEALAHEQRRTLLLALLESNPQDAGFESPTGHSVLTDAEQREQIEMFHIHLPKLEDHGYIEWNEETDQIVKGPQFDEIRPLLECIASDDAE from the coding sequence ATGAATGCAGATCTCGACTTCGAGGCACTCGCGCACGAACAGCGCCGTACGCTCTTGCTCGCCCTCCTCGAATCGAACCCGCAGGACGCAGGGTTTGAATCCCCTACAGGACACTCAGTGCTGACCGACGCCGAGCAACGAGAGCAGATCGAAATGTTTCACATCCACTTGCCAAAACTCGAAGACCACGGCTACATCGAGTGGAACGAAGAGACAGATCAAATCGTCAAAGGGCCGCAGTTCGACGAGATTCGGCCATTGCTCGAATGTATCGCCTCCGACGACGCGGAGTGA
- a CDS encoding helix-turn-helix domain-containing protein, whose protein sequence is MVTEATFTVPSDQFPLGTVFKQLPDVTVTLERLVPAQNVVIPYFWVRGTEVADIESAFTEHPGVQGIRLVDSVEDEYLLRVEWTLEYDDVLTVLAETSIPLIEAIGTNKQWTFDVRGDERRDIVEFQRRCRELDIPITLTSLTALTPVETAIEVILTDTQLEALVLAYDRGYFESPREVTLEALGEELGISQQAVGSRLRGGIKAVLGDALSGHTVNPE, encoded by the coding sequence ATGGTTACTGAAGCGACGTTCACGGTTCCGTCAGACCAGTTCCCGCTGGGGACAGTGTTCAAGCAACTGCCGGACGTGACTGTCACGCTGGAACGACTCGTCCCCGCACAGAACGTGGTGATTCCCTACTTCTGGGTGCGGGGAACCGAAGTCGCTGACATCGAGAGCGCGTTCACTGAACACCCCGGCGTGCAGGGGATCCGGCTCGTCGACTCTGTCGAGGACGAGTACCTGTTACGCGTCGAATGGACGCTGGAGTACGATGACGTGCTAACCGTACTGGCAGAGACATCGATTCCACTGATCGAGGCTATCGGTACAAACAAACAGTGGACGTTCGATGTCCGCGGTGATGAGCGACGTGACATCGTAGAATTTCAACGGCGCTGTCGAGAGCTGGATATCCCGATCACGCTGACGTCACTAACCGCACTCACCCCGGTTGAGACGGCGATCGAAGTCATCCTCACTGACACCCAGCTAGAGGCGCTGGTGCTTGCCTACGACCGGGGGTACTTCGAGTCTCCCCGCGAGGTCACGTTGGAAGCCCTCGGCGAGGAACTCGGCATCTCACAGCAGGCCGTCGGCTCCCGCCTCCGTGGAGGGATCAAGGCAGTCCTCGGGGACGCGCTCTCGGGCCACACAGTCAACCCCGAGTGA